A single Candidatus Margulisiibacteriota bacterium DNA region contains:
- the lpxC gene encoding UDP-3-O-acyl-N-acetylglucosamine deacetylase, whose translation MGFTLEQAVEIESVGIHSGQNVKMRLLPYQGGIVFVHMTTGTEIPLSIENVIPISLGTNLNKGNVWIRTIEHLCAVLWALSITDLKIELEGDEIPIADGSGKIFWDKLVAAGRKVTNTESKVLTLKEPMIRFYDNDIFLMAFPSDELTINYTINFPHVPIKAQNFIFRGRQFFESEILHCRTFGNAEDLAKLHADGKALGAGVDNCLAYDNKGFINEPRFENESVRHKILDLLGDLYASGYDVRAKIIAYKTSHNINNQFLKELLQTLG comes from the coding sequence ATGGGATTTACCTTAGAACAAGCAGTTGAAATAGAGAGTGTGGGCATTCACTCAGGACAAAATGTGAAAATGAGACTATTGCCTTACCAAGGTGGAATTGTTTTTGTTCATATGACGACCGGCACAGAGATTCCCCTTTCTATTGAAAATGTTATTCCTATTTCTTTAGGCACAAACCTTAACAAGGGGAATGTGTGGATTCGCACCATTGAACATCTTTGTGCTGTTTTATGGGCACTGAGTATAACCGACTTGAAAATAGAGCTGGAGGGTGACGAGATACCGATTGCGGATGGAAGTGGGAAAATTTTTTGGGATAAACTTGTGGCAGCTGGAAGAAAAGTTACGAATACAGAGTCAAAAGTATTAACTTTGAAGGAGCCAATGATAAGATTTTATGACAATGATATTTTTTTAATGGCTTTTCCGAGTGATGAATTGACCATTAATTATACAATTAATTTTCCTCATGTTCCCATTAAAGCTCAAAACTTTATTTTTAGGGGTAGGCAATTTTTTGAGTCAGAGATTCTTCATTGTCGCACCTTTGGCAATGCAGAGGATCTAGCCAAACTACATGCTGATGGTAAAGCATTGGGTGCTGGCGTTGATAACTGTTTAGCCTATGATAATAAGGGCTTTATTAATGAACCAAGGTTTGAGAACGAGTCTGTTCGACACAAGATTCTTGATTTGTTAGGAGATTTATATGCTTCTGGTTATGATGTACGGGCCAAGATTATTGCCTATAAGACTAGCCATAATATCAATAATCAATTTTTGAAAGAGTTATTACAAACTTTGGGGTAG